Genomic segment of Ischnura elegans chromosome 12, ioIscEleg1.1, whole genome shotgun sequence:
GAAGGAAGTGAGAGAATGGCATGCAGTTGAAATGAGTGTCTTCCAGGCATGATTTTGGTGCTAACAGGGATGCCgccttacaaaatatatttgggggcccaaaccggggatcttgccgcgggaaattttataagtagtgagatttaagttttaaagcattttaaaagagtcatgtgatcaacattagaaccctgataactcgaatctcaatatctggacactccagggaaaatcgacaagcctgacacattttttcctcacacccatgacgaatttttgagggggcttgggccccatggagtcggcgccaatgggTGCTAAGGTTCTACCAATAAGGGGATAATTGGGGATAAGAGAGACGTGACAAAATTCACCAAAGAATAAATGTCACAAAATTGTtataaacctttttatttttattatattccaaaACCACTGAATACAGCTCATTTCAGCTATTTTATATCAGGGTATTAAACAAATACTTAAACAACCATGGCCTGGATTGgagaaatctacccaggcgggacttgaacccgcgacctcttgtctgGCCGGGTTAAATATCAGTATTGTTAGgtgagaatgggaaaaaatattgagtGTATGCAACCCACATGCCACCCAAAACATCTGCCTAAATTAGCGCAGGCTCACTCTTGCTGTGATATCCCAGGAACCAAAGGGCCGAAATGAAAGATGATGCACTAAAAATGTATAACTAGTTGTTGTAAAAATCAGAAAAGTGATTGAATAACCTAAAACTGAAATCATTTTCAGTTATGTCCAAAAaccacccaaaaataccaaaatttcaaaactttaagtgcgatgttTCGGCatgttttcccggtatccgattgcaaaaataattttcatgatttattttctaaccTAATGGAACAAACCTGGAGGGCGtcccaaaacaaattcaaaaactttaaaaataaggaccaccctccTGGTATATACATGCTTTGAAGCCTAATCTATGATACGAAGTATACAAGATTGAGTAACTACGGAACCAAGGGTCGATAGAATCTCAacaataagtatttaaaatataatacttgCCAAGCCTTCTAGGTACCCAGCCCTTCAGTACTCTTCCTAACTCCCTgtcaacaaatattttctttccatcgATATCCATATGATTGGCACCTGCATATGCTCTCATGGCATCATGCTTATGATAATACTCCACAAAGGCAAATCCCCTTGATATTCCAGTCACTATGTTCCTAATCAGAGTGCACTTCTTTACTCTTCCATAGTGTGAAAACACCTGAAAAGAAGTAGAGTCATGTAATATATTATAAAGCCATAAAATGATATGAGGCATGATGAAATACCgtgcttaaaattttcacaaatcaaTGGCGATACCTTTTGGTCCCTTCTGGATTTCAAAGGAAAGGTGGATTTACATAATGTAGTGTTGAAGGTGAAGTCTCTGTGTGCGGATGTATCTCAGAATTAACCAAGTAATTACAGTTTTGCTCTGTCTATGGCAGTGAGTGTTCACTTCTCTCTCTTAAGACTAGCGGCTCGAACTTGTAATTCAAAGTGTTACGCTACACATTCATCGGTAATCCTGCCACAGCGGATTGGGTGTGAGTGTCGTCATCGTGCCAATGCACTAAGAGTATATGGTGTGATTTAAAATACACAGACAGGAGGCACACGAGAAAATTCGTACGCTTGCAGATTATTCATCGCCGTACTCTACTGGCGAAACATAAAGTGACAGATCCATTTTGTAGGAATTGAACCAAAGATATATTTACCTTTTTCACCGTATCTTCATCAGATTGGCGATTGAGTCTGGCAACAAATATTGTGTTTTCAGGATTTCCTTCGATATGATTGGGGGGAAAATATTCAGCAGAAAGAGCCCGAAGAATGGCATTATCATGGGGCTTCAGATCGGTTCGATCTATACTTCCGGCTTCCAAGGGGTTGTATTCCGTCGTAAACCGGCTCCATGTATTATACTTGATAGATGTCATTACTGCGCGAAcatgatgaaattaaataattttatttactaggcacatgaaaatataaatgcttGAGCAAACATGActgattaaaaaatatgaactcgAAAATAGGCGAAATTCAGAGGAGATTAACCCCGAGTAATCACAAATTACGACAAAGATCTGAGGtgttcccggcgtatgatgatgttgaagttgtttcgggtttcccaccacgTGAGAttctccatctcggccgacgtatCGATGGACGACATGGCCGTCGAAACGTCGGTatagatggagaacctcacccgatgggaaacccgaaacaacttcaacagcaCATTACAACAATTTGAATGTGGGTTGCTTACGAAAGGAGAGCTATTTAAACATACTTACTGTAAATAAACAAATTCCTATTAGGACTGTCAACATCGCAGGCCAGTAGAATTCATACTATTTTCAATTGATGCAGAGACTGTTTGTAATAAACCAGTCATATCacaaaagaagagagacatacgaTCACAATCATAATTCAAAACAATCCAGAAAAACAACTGAATTACGATTGCGAAGTTTGCGATAGTCGATGCGATTCATCGCGACTTGAATCGAAGTCGATCGTGTAAAACCCGCAAAATatgagtaaattataaaattgttgtatTTTCTAAAATCTGCAGACTATAACCTAAaccaattatgaaatatcaaattccattaattaaatattgagatgatttttaaattagaaattatgacaaaaaacaTCACTGATAGAGCATAATCAAATCCATAGTTTCTAAACATTGACCTTCACTAACACCAAGTTTgagttcattttcctctcctccatttttttcccaATGCAATCATCTGCTCTTGCTCAGGCAAGAGGAGATGATTGCacgggggcacttgccccccccagacccataaaaatatgcaagatttttaatgcggtcccattatcattgcgttcgttttgtattatgaggcatccttgtgcccccaccagaacaaaatcctggatacggccttgcttgtgccccccccagaaagaaatcctggatccgcccctgtgctcAGGGTAAAATATTAGTGGTTTTTAAGTTCACCGACCTCTTGAGAATGACATTAACTATTCTAGATGAGATTGATAAATACCATTGAAATGAGTTCGGGCAacttgtgaaaaatataaattacctgGGGACTAATTTGcttaaaatatggaaattctGGCTTGCATGCAAGgcgtttctttaaaaaaaaacttgattccaGCTAGGTAGATTTCTACTTGCACAACGTGGAATTAACAGTTGGAATGTTTTAAAGATTGAATAGCGATTCCTTGTAATTAGCTTGATAGAACCAGATTGCTCTGATAGAACTACTTGGTTACGGAAACACAGATAACTTTTGTGGAATATCAAgttcgaaaataaaattccatgcCCCTGTGGTTTCTATGAACAGCTGTTGGAGCTGCTGCTATAAAGATTAAAGCTCGATTTTTTATTGGTTCCAGCTTACATGCTGAATTTGTTCAGCTGGAATCTCTGGCTACCTGTATGGAGAACTcccaagttttattctttccatacaaaatatgaaagatatccCACTTTCCGgtaaacagataaaaataaaacatcaccTAAGAATTTGCACCCTAAAAATGGATTCTGGGTTTGCAAATATCAGAGCAACTCTTAACAAACAAGGCATTCCATCAGGGGCTCATTCACAAACTATGTTTAAGTTTCTTGCAAATTTTTACCAATCCTCTGATGGATATTGCAATATTATTCCCCCTCTCCCTGATGTTATAGGTGCTGTCTctatggttgaaaatttcaatacaaaaacattttctcagtaaattttggtttttaggtttccgcagcgattagatccactattacaatccattttcgggtgtacaaTTGCGTGCTTAGTATTTAAACTCAACGTTTCAGTCTCCTGACTTCTATATTTCTGACTTCTATAGGTGTCTGCCAAAGGTGTCTTTTTGAGCCACAAGAAGATTAAAAGCCAGCAAAATAGAAGTAGGAATCCTAGCAGCACTATAAAAGTGCATGTAAAAGTCTATTTCGAAGAGTTAAATTTATACTAATGGGGTGTATTGTGTTCCCTACTCACTTATCTCCCTGTTTAACTTTGTAATaccaaataaatggaaaactCGGTATACACCAAAGAAATGTAATCAGCAGAATTTCTAGAGCTACATCGCATGGAGTGAATTCCATTCAACTCCTCAGTACAATCACGCAggaagggagaggaggggaggacTTGGAGGCCTACAGGTCCTTGAAAAACCTCcccgttttgcagcagcagtaaaTTTACTCAAAAGACAAATAGCTCAGGAGAATTTATCCTCTTTAACTTTATCCTATTGACTTCATCTTAACAAGTAcaccatatatatattttttgcaaatcaTGATTTGTCATTTTGCAAATCATGAAATCAAGTGATCACTTTGGGCATTTTCAGTTTCTCAGGTTACCCTTAGGCTACCACACTGACAGGGACCTGAATAAAGTGGCCATAATTGTTCCAATTTTACCGAATCAGTACCGGTTGTATTCTGCTTCAGAGGGTGTGccgtaagtttttaaaaattctctaaaatgTCCTGGTTTCGTGCAAAAATTATgggcattattttttcataataacatAAAGTGAACAACACGGCAATAAGATGTTTAGAAATGTATCTTAGCAACTTCGAAGTACAATAATGAAATGGCGGCATTATCTAAAGAACTGCACTGTCAGTTTGGCACCAAACGTTGCAGCACCGGGATAGTAGCAGCCCACCATCCCTTCCCATTTCTTGAATTCCGTCCCCACTGCCTCCCTACTCACCTCCCCTCTGTTCATcccaatgtataataataatattagttttgatTTTACCCATTTCCATGAAGTAAGGCCTTAGGTGTTTGGACTTCACTGGggaccaggggtgcagctaggaattaaggctgggggggggggtttaggtgcaactaataccggggtgtgtggggctATGGAACTCATTTGTTAGTACCATCATtactccaggataagcggtaggtgcgagattaataaattgtggaattttaagataaacggttcaaaatggtgagtttttcggctttctgagggatattttattaatccttacattattccactattctattagtaatatcaatccaattaagtaaaatggattaaacttaaaaatttctctgagctctgggggggttgtaaccccccccttgctgcgtcaCTGCTGGGGGGACCTCCTCTCTTCCCATCCCCTCTTTACTAAGATGTCTTGGTCTAGGCCAAAACATTTATGGCCACCCTACCCCTAATGTGTGCATCATGAGAACTGAATTTACAGCAAAGAAATTAGGAATTAAAGATCAAATGTTTATAAGTTAATCTCACAGTTCGTATTTAGGAATGTCCCCTATTTCCTCTTCATTGACCAACATTCTGGAGCGACTCTTATCCTATTGATAATGCGAACAGTGTGTTAGTATGCTTGAATTCTTTTGGGGCtggattttaaatttgaatttccagTATTGTATTAAACTGTGATTGTTTAAAAACTTGAGGTCCCGCACAAATGTTGGTAGTAAGTATGAAAGGAGATAGacatcaaatagaaattaatagtctttaaaaaaacagaaattactATTGCCagaaatgtatatatttaaaattttatttaaaataaaaccaatGTGATGATTATTTTCATAAGACGTAGTAATGAATGAACTTATTTTACACCAATTAACTGGAGAGGAGCTCAGCAAATTTTGTATATAAAACAGCATGGTTTGGTATcatacattcatttatttaaatgacaAACATTACCATATTTTTTGATGATTCAATAGGTATTACTTTTTACCTTGCATAACTATACTTCAAACCAGGCCATCACAGAATTTTAGCCAAGCAGAGTAGATACATATATTTATGACCTTATCAGTAAATACAATATAGTACATCATAATTTACAAAAGATATATCTATTGTCAATGATGTACAAATTAATAGACATATGCCCACCTAAAATATTTGTTAGTACCATCATGTATGTATTACAAAAGTGCAGTGTTTTCACTTTTCTTGCAGAAAAATACAGTGCCAATAACTTTTTATACAGCAATGATGTTTAAGCATAGCAAGATTATATTTTTGACTGCAGGTGCAACCTAAGTTAGGTGCTATTTTGATAACTTATTTTTGCTTAAAATACTTTTGGGCTTTTTTTTTGCTGCGCATTAAGCATGTTAGATGAACTCCGTTTTTTTGATGCCTATAGAGAAATTCATTAACAGGCTGCCAGCTAACAATATAGATGCGAAAACAGTATATATTTTGCAGAGTAAGGTACTAATCAAGCTGCATAATTGGTAGGATTTTTGGccattttaatcattaaaaatgcaaACCTTTTGTAAGTAATCTAGGTCTACAATCCATTGTAAATCTAGAAAATTAAATCTTTGAATAAATCATGTTGAATAGTTACACGTAAAATAATGTTTGCAATACAATTTCAACAATGTACATTTTATCATGAATGATTAATTTATGAGATAGCATATTACAGagataaaaaatggcaaatgTTATTCATATGGCCTTGAAAGTAACTCTTATAGCACTTGGCTAGAAGCTTTACCATGTAAGTGTCATTTCAATCTCTCAGTACATATATGGTCCACATTCACCCAAAAGACCACCCTAAACAACCAGCATCAACACTTTTTACATATACACACATCCTTTCTTGAATTTTTGTCGAATCATGCAAAATATAATTCATCTCTTTTCAATGAATGGGTTAACATTCGTCAAAAGACCTCTCGGCACATCCAACATCCATTGATCTCCAACCCCTCATAGCAACTCTCCTGCGAACCATTCTCGCCTCTCCGTCGTCATCCTCTTTGTTGATGGACATGCCTTGGAAGAGTTTAATGTGCCCCTTCACCAGTCCTCCAACAATTTCATCAGGAAGAGGACTCGGAGGCTTCCCATCATCTTCCTCAGCACCTTCAACTTTTTCTTCCGCCTCCTCCTTTGACGGTCCCGCCTCTTCCGTGACGTTCTTCTTCTCCTTTGCCTCGTTTCCCTCCACTACCTCTTTCCTCACGTCCTCTTTCGAACCTTTACTTGCCATGCTCTCCTGTCTTCGGACCATATCCTTCACTCTTACCGTACATTCTTCCAATTCTTTGGCGATCGGATTCTCAACTTTTTCCACTGTCGCGACTTCATCCTTTTCAGCAGGCTCCTCAGTTTGCAACGACTTTCCGTCATTTTCTGCATCCTTCCCCTTCGCACCCAACTCACCTTCCACATCTTTTGGGGCTTGGGACTTGGGTACAACTTCCTCGGGGTCTTTAGACCCACAGGATACTTCAGAAGCTTTATCTGGATTCGATTCATCCTTTGCAGGAGTTGCTGTATCATTGGTCCGCAGATTCTCGGTTGTTTCTTTTGGTGAATCAATGGTTACTTCTGGTATTCctccctccttcacttcctttgtCTTATTCCCTCCTTTAATCTTATCCTCTTTTAGCCCTTTCTTTCCATTCTTCAGTCCTTTCGCGGTTTCCTCCACTTTCATTTTAAGCCTCACTCCATTGTCAGCATCTCTGCTGCATCCTGGAATCGCCAAGTCCACTGGCACTGGAGTATTTCTTTCTATTCGTTCATTCTGACTATACCCTTCATCAGTTTTTGTCTTAGCTGCCCCATCAGTTTTCTTCTTAGTATTCCAATCAGTTTTCTTCTTGACAGCTGCATCAGTTTTTGCATCATCAATGACCTGTTCTTGTGATGCAATATTACCAATCAGCACATTTCCACCCGTAGGCATGCTGGTTGATGGAATATCATTTATAGGGACAGCTGCAGGTCCCAGGTTTCCATCTGCAATGATGGTCTGGGAAGAGGCTGTGTGTTGCACCTGCCGATGCCCTTCCATTGGTGCATACGTCTGTTCAACTCTGGTGCCTCCCACGACCACGGGGGAGATGGGCATCAGGATGGGCTGCGATTCGTCCTCGACTCCCTCTTCCAGCAAGGTGGCATCCGTGAACGTCGAGTGTCCGTCGTCGGACGAGATGCTCTCGCTGATGTGCCTCTCGGGCAGCTCCGGCAGAGTTTGCATGTACGGCAGAGAGTTGGGGGCCGAGCTGGGGAGGGAGGCGAACCCTTGGACGTGGGTGGATGTGGACGGGGTAGGGCCCAAAGGCTGCGAAATTGGGAAGAGGGGCGTCGAGGTGCTCCCGTGGAGTCTGCTGTTGACTTTGGCGATGTTCATGGACTGGCTGGCCCTGAGGAGAGCTGTCTCGTACGTGGGCGGAGGCGAGTCTGGGATCGGAGTTGTCTGGCAGCTTCGAGAGCTCGTGTTTGGCGGGGGAGGGAAGAGAGTTGGTATGTCCACAGACTGGAAGGAGCTGCCAGGGAGATCATCGTGAGGGATCGTGGCTGATGTCATGCTGGAAATAAAGCAATACTGCGGTCAAAATCTCTGAAAATTAAAtcactcactctgtgattcaacctGGAGGTTGATAAACACAGATATCACACtgctcatttaattttatttcacgggTCTACTACATGTGTTGTAATTGGCTAGCAATTATCATCAGGTACTAGCATTTTATTGATTCAGACAGATATATACGAGGggagacccaaaaataaccggacaaattaaaaaaatattcaaaatttaatttttttctttacaaacCCTAGTCACCTttgaagtactctccatttaaacGGATACATTGGCTAAAACGTTTTTTCCACTGCGCAAAACACCTTTGGTACTACATAATTGTTTCTGATGCCTTGCAGGACcagctttgattttatttttacctccgtAATGTGATgcaaacatttccctttcatcaccattttatTCCAAGGGAACAAAAGGAAATCACAAGGTACGAGATCTAGTGAGTAGGGTGAGTGAGAAAGCagtttcatgcaattttttacc
This window contains:
- the LOC124169498 gene encoding U11/U12 small nuclear ribonucleoprotein 35 kDa protein-like — translated: MTSIKYNTWSRFTTEYNPLEAGSIDRTDLKPHDNAILRALSAEYFPPNHIEGNPENTIFVARLNRQSDEDTVKKVFSHYGRVKKCTLIRNIVTGISRGFAFVEYYHKHDAMRAYAGANHMDIDGKKIFVDRELGRVLKGWVPRRLGGGLGGKKESGQLRFGGRDRHFKMPFVPIQSSSSGDPKRGDREGTDEKHCHRADGRERGYERGKRSHRSHESPREFQY